In one window of Candidatus Binatia bacterium DNA:
- a CDS encoding response regulator transcription factor, producing the protein MRFLSAKLLGADGDSDSVRGPVEDGPAANGPGCRAWGGGYVEAAGMRGERSGGSSSGGSSGVGGEVSRGDGVGDGAGDDHGGHGATDILVGKKVLVVDDNQGFRESLVAALRYDGVTTAEAENGELGLARLASFGPDCVVLDINMPPGIDGFECLRRIRRDSRVPVLFLSDLGSEDDQVRGLDLGAHDYVSKEDYSLRLFRARLRSCLRVSAARQPSDGSGRKVIGQLAHDMQAKEFAWAGQSLDLTTTQYLLLAKLFAYPTRVFERDMLIDAIHPEEHGNVVIEPKTIDSHVAGIRRALKPYKVSRGTVIRSRPGLGYSMGDC; encoded by the coding sequence ATGAGATTTTTGTCGGCGAAATTGTTGGGGGCGGACGGGGACTCTGATAGCGTGCGCGGCCCGGTCGAGGACGGGCCTGCGGCCAACGGTCCCGGGTGCCGGGCGTGGGGAGGCGGATACGTGGAGGCAGCGGGCATGCGGGGCGAGCGCAGTGGGGGCAGCAGCAGTGGAGGCAGCAGCGGGGTTGGTGGCGAAGTCAGCCGCGGCGACGGCGTTGGTGATGGCGCTGGAGACGATCATGGAGGCCACGGCGCCACCGATATTCTGGTCGGCAAGAAGGTCCTTGTCGTCGACGACAATCAAGGCTTTCGCGAGTCGCTGGTCGCGGCACTACGCTACGATGGTGTGACGACAGCCGAGGCCGAAAACGGCGAGCTGGGATTGGCGCGGCTCGCGTCTTTCGGTCCCGATTGCGTCGTTCTCGACATCAATATGCCGCCCGGGATCGACGGGTTCGAGTGCCTGCGGCGCATTCGCAGAGACTCGCGCGTGCCGGTCCTCTTCCTCTCGGACCTTGGCAGCGAAGACGACCAGGTGCGGGGACTGGATCTCGGCGCTCACGATTACGTCTCCAAGGAAGATTATTCGCTGCGGCTCTTCCGCGCCCGGCTGCGGTCCTGCCTGCGTGTCTCGGCCGCGCGCCAGCCCAGCGACGGCTCGGGCCGAAAAGTCATCGGCCAACTCGCCCATGACATGCAGGCCAAGGAGTTTGCCTGGGCGGGCCAGAGCCTCGACCTGACAACGACGCAATATCTCCTGCTGGCCAAGCTTTTTGCCTATCCCACGCGGGTGTTCGAGCGGGACATGCTCATCGATGCGATCCACCCCGAAGAGCATGGCAATGTGGTGATCGAGCCCAAGACGATCGATTCGCATGTGGCCGGGATCCGGCGGGCGCTCAAGCCATACAAGGTGTCTCGGGGGACGGTTATCCGATCGCGCCCCGGGTTGGGCTACTCGATGGGGGATTGCTGA